A genome region from Chengkuizengella sp. SCS-71B includes the following:
- a CDS encoding XkdX family protein, with amino-acid sequence MDWFKIVQRYYPKYYSKENVKVFVERTKITEEQYEQIVGEPYTV; translated from the coding sequence ATGGATTGGTTTAAGATCGTTCAAAGATATTATCCAAAGTATTATAGTAAAGAAAATGTAAAAGTATTTGTTGAAAGAACAAAGATCACAGAAGAACAATATGAACAAATCGTAGGTGAACCGTACACAGTATAG
- a CDS encoding BhlA/UviB family holin-like peptide, protein MELNIIQYFLTQGPFAVLFVWLLIKVMKNNNNRENRLHNTLDELSKRFGSLDKKLNRIENKIDDRKDGG, encoded by the coding sequence TTGGAATTAAATATCATTCAATATTTTTTAACTCAGGGACCTTTTGCGGTCCTTTTTGTATGGTTACTTATAAAAGTGATGAAAAACAACAACAACCGAGAAAATAGACTCCATAACACCCTAGATGAATTAAGCAAAAGGTTCGGTTCTTTGGATAAAAAACTTAATAGAATTGAAAACAAAATTG